DNA from Micromonospora nigra:
GCGGGGCGTACCCCGTCGAGGTCGAGGTCGGCGACGGCGCGTAGCTGGTCGGCGGCGAGCGCCTTCGTCGGCGCCAGGTAGAGCACGGTGGCGCGGGGATCGGCGAGGACGGTGGCCAGCGCGGGTAGCTGGTAGGCCAGGGACTTGCCGGACGCGGTGCCGGTGGCGACGACGATGTGCCGCCCGTCGTACGCCAGGCCGGCGGCCTCGGCCTGGTGCCGCCACGGGGCGACGACACCGCGTCGCGCGAAGGCCCCGCGCAGCTCGTCGGGTGCCCAGTCGGGCCACGGGGCCGGTACGCCCGGGCGGGCGGGGACCCGCTCGACGTGGGTGACCGGGTCGACGGGGTGGCGTTGGCGCAGCCGGCGCAGCAGTTCCCCCGGCGTGGCGACCTGCTGTCGCTCGGGGCCGGGGCCTGCGGATACGGTGGCTGCCGAGGTCACGTCCTGCACTCTCGCACTGGTGTTCGGACTTGAACAAGCCGGGTGCTGGGTAAGGGGAGGCCTTCGCCGGTGACCGTCGGGCCGGTCGGCGGGTGATGGTTAGATGCCCAGGAGAGTTTACGGCTCTGAGGAGGAGGACCGATGGAGCTGTCGCTGGCGACGCGCACAGTGGGCGAGCACACGGTGCTCGAGGTCGGCGGTGAGGTCGACGTGTACACCGCCCCCCGCCTGCGGGAACGGCTCCTCGAACTGATCGACGGTGGTGCCCGGCACGTCGTGGTGGACCTGGGCCGCGTCGACTTCCTCGACTCCACGGGCCTGGGCGTGCTGGTCGGCGGCCTCAAGCGGCTGCGCACCATCGACGGCAGCTTCTCCCTGGTCTGCGACAAGGAGCCGCTGCTCAAGATCTTCCGGATCACCGCCCTCGACCAGGTCTTCCCGCTGCATCCGACGGTCGAAGCGGCGACCGGCGCCGGCGCGTGATGGCCACGGTCCGGCTCTCGTTCTCGCCCGCCCCGGTGCACGTGCGCACCGCGCGCCTGGTCGGTGTCGCGGTGGCCCGCCGGGCGGGGGTCCGGGAGGACCTGCTCGACGAGGTGCGGCTGGCCATCGGCGAGGCGTGCACCCGCGCGGTCGCCCTGCACCGGCAGTACGGCCTTACCGAACCGGTGTTGGTGGAGATGTCCGACTCCGGCACGTACGCGGTGCGGGTGGTCGACCGCGCGCCGATCGAGGCGGGTATCGGTCTCGCCGCGCTCGACGCGGACCAGCTCGCCAACGAGTCGCTGAACGAGGACGACCTGACCACCGGAGTGGGCTTCGCCCTGCTCGCCGGCTTCGTCGAGGACCTCCAGGTCCGTCCCGTCGACGAGGGTGTGGGCACCGAGGTGCGGATGGTCTGGCCGCTGGGCCGCTGAGCCGCCCGGCGCGGTCGACGACGAACGAGAGGCCGCATCCCGTACGACGGGGTGCGGCCTCGTCGTCATGGATGACGCCCTATATCAGATTTCGTCTCATAACACAGCGACGAAGATCATCGGGGCACGGTCGGCCCTGGGTGTGACCTCTAACACTGCGTGGGGCTACAGTACGCGGGTTGTCAGCAAGTGACCCGCCCCGCGGCCAGCGAGGACGGGTGTTCATCGCTGGTCCGCCGGGGTGGGTTGGCGCGCTTGCGGGTTCGCATCCAGGCGCCGGGCGGTGCGTCTCCACCGCCCGGCGCGTTGTTCGGCACAGGAGGACACAGATGTCCGACACCTTGGCCGCCGAGGGCGGCGGGATCTCCCTCACCGGAGCCAATGTCACGTATGTCGTCATGGCCGCGGTCATCGCGGCGGTCGCGCTCGTCTTCGCCGCGGCGTTGACGAAGACCGTGCTGGCCGCCGGCCGGGGCACCCCCAAAATGCAGGAGAT
Protein-coding regions in this window:
- a CDS encoding STAS domain-containing protein, whose amino-acid sequence is MELSLATRTVGEHTVLEVGGEVDVYTAPRLRERLLELIDGGARHVVVDLGRVDFLDSTGLGVLVGGLKRLRTIDGSFSLVCDKEPLLKIFRITALDQVFPLHPTVEAATGAGA
- a CDS encoding ATP-binding protein; its protein translation is MATVRLSFSPAPVHVRTARLVGVAVARRAGVREDLLDEVRLAIGEACTRAVALHRQYGLTEPVLVEMSDSGTYAVRVVDRAPIEAGIGLAALDADQLANESLNEDDLTTGVGFALLAGFVEDLQVRPVDEGVGTEVRMVWPLGR